Proteins from one Pontibacter korlensis genomic window:
- the apaG gene encoding Co2+/Mg2+ efflux protein ApaG, whose translation MDTKTTEGVKVSVTTNYLPDYSSPVQQHFVFAYRIKIENNSEFTVKLLRRHWYIHDATGQMREVEGEGVVGQQPTLEPGEMHEYVSGCNLKTGIGKMRGTYLMERLVDGRKFDVTIPEFTLVVPYKLN comes from the coding sequence ATGGATACAAAAACAACGGAAGGTGTAAAAGTAAGTGTTACCACCAACTACTTACCTGACTATTCTAGTCCGGTACAGCAGCACTTTGTTTTTGCCTACAGGATAAAGATAGAGAACAACAGTGAATTTACTGTGAAGCTGCTGCGTCGCCATTGGTACATACACGATGCTACAGGCCAAATGCGCGAAGTGGAGGGTGAAGGAGTTGTAGGACAGCAACCAACTTTGGAACCTGGCGAGATGCATGAGTATGTATCCGGCTGCAACTTAAAAACCGGCATTGGTAAAATGCGAGGCACCTACCTAATGGAGCGTCTTGTGGATGGTCGAAAATTCGACGTAACCATACCAGAGTTTACACTAGTTGTACCTTATAAACTTAATTAA
- the ung gene encoding uracil-DNA glycosylase: protein MHVKIEESWQNILQDEFEKPYFKELVSFVRDEYATQKVYPSGNQIFNAFEMCPFDKVKVVILGQDPYHGPNQANGLAFSVSDKVRTPPSLLNIFKEIKSDLGKDIPATGNLERWATQGVLLLNATLTVRAGNAGSHQRKGWEEFTDAVVQKVNELKENVVFMLWGAYAQKKGGFIDERKHLVLKAAHPSPFAADRGFFGSRHFSKANTYLQQHGKEPVDW, encoded by the coding sequence ATGCATGTAAAGATAGAAGAAAGCTGGCAAAATATCTTACAAGATGAATTTGAAAAACCATACTTTAAGGAACTGGTTTCTTTTGTAAGAGACGAATACGCGACACAAAAAGTTTATCCGTCAGGCAACCAGATTTTCAATGCTTTTGAGATGTGCCCTTTCGATAAGGTAAAGGTTGTAATTCTGGGGCAAGACCCATACCATGGACCGAACCAAGCCAACGGCCTGGCTTTTTCGGTAAGTGACAAGGTGCGCACACCGCCATCTCTCCTTAATATTTTTAAAGAGATAAAAAGCGACCTTGGTAAGGATATACCTGCCACAGGAAACCTGGAGCGATGGGCCACTCAAGGTGTACTTCTATTAAATGCCACTCTAACGGTTAGGGCAGGCAATGCAGGCTCTCACCAGCGAAAAGGTTGGGAGGAGTTTACAGATGCAGTGGTGCAAAAGGTAAATGAGCTAAAGGAGAATGTTGTGTTCATGCTCTGGGGGGCTTATGCTCAAAAGAAAGGAGGCTTTATTGATGAGCGAAAACACCTGGTGCTAAAGGCGGCCCATCCCTCGCCGTTTGCAGCGGACAGAGGGTTCTTCGGTAGCCGCCATTTTAGTAAAGCAAATACCTACCTGCAGCAGCATGGCAAGGAACCTGTAGACTGGTAG